The sequence CCGCCTGCAGGAAGTCGATAGATGAAGTATGCGATTACTAGATAACTAATAGCTAAAATTTCGAATACGCCGCTCCAACCTAGCCAGCTTCCGATTGCTTGTGCATAAAGTTGACCCAAAATTCCGGACAAAAGAAAACTGCTGCTTAAGATCGAAATGGCTATAGGACGATAACGGGAGGAAAGCACATCCCCGATATAGGCAAGCGCGACTGTTGGAAAAGATGCGGCGATTAATCCTTGTATGATCCGCAATACAATCAACCATGCCAAAGTTGGACTCAAACCGACTGCTAAAGTGCTAAGTGCCAAGGCAACAAGACCGATTCCTAAAATCGTTTTTCTGTGAAAACGGTCTGAAAAGATGCCGATGATGAGATTCCCAACAGCATATGCAAAACCATAAGCGCTTCCTGCCCATACGGTTTGACCGGGACTCGTATGAAATTCACTTCCCAATAAAGGCATCAAGGGAATGGTGACATACAACAACGAAACTACTAAGATAGATCCCGTTCCCAGCGTGAGCACAATCCCGAAAAAATCGTAGAATTCTTTGCGGTCTTTCAAAATCATCTCTCCAGTGCATATAAATTTGCTGGCGGCAGCTACTATAAAAGAATTATGTATAATTTCGTCCTCCTCGAATAGAAGGCACTTTTATGTAATATGGAAACCTTAAGGTGCCCAGTGAACAAAAAAGTGCCTCCTTCCCTCGGCCTATACAATCCTGCATAATGCTCTTATCAGCTCAAAAATACAACTCTATAGCTGGAGGAGAGATGTATGGAGAAGTTTGTTAAAGTACATGTGATGCATACCGGAGATCTAAAATACGATCGGGCATTAGCTTTTAAGGAACTTGATGTGATTCCGCCCGTTAATCAAAGAGGTGAAGAGTATCAAGAATTAGTACCCGTATCTAGTTACTTAATTGAACACCCGAACGGACGAATTGTCGTCGATGCTGGATGGCATGAAGATATTCGTACTCAGCCCAAAGAACATTTTGGCGAAGATTTGTATCAGTTTATTGAGTACAGACTTCCTGAGGGATGTTCGGTAAGAGAGCAGCTTGCTTCAAAAAACATATCTCCTCAAGATCTGGAAGCTGTTGTTATGACACATCTGGATGAAGATCATATCAGCGGGCTTCAACTTTTAAGCGGGGCTAAGAGATTTCTTGTCAGCGAACCCGAGTGGAAGAATGTGGCGGGCTATAAAGAAAAATGGTATAAAGGAATTTCGTTCGAAGCTTTTGAACTTGAACCCATTCCTTTCGGACCCTACAAGCTAGGAAAAGATTTGTTTGGAGATGGACTCATTTATCTCGTATTTACACCAGGACATACCGCCGGACATGTATCGGTTCTTGCACGTGTAGAAAACGGGTGGTTATTACTCGTGTCCGATGCCGGCTATGCTGAAAGATCATGGAAAGATCTTATTTTGCCTGGCAATACAGTTGACGAACAAGATGCTTTAAAATCATTACAATGGGTTCAACAGTTTGCGCAAAGAACGGATTGTGTAGCCGCTATTGCGAATCACGATCCGTCTGTTCGGCCGGGTTCCTTTTAAATGAACGATCCGTTCTTTGCTCTTATACACAAGCTTTTTTAGTAAGCATTGAAGAGGGGCAGGCCACCCCTCTTTTTGCGTTTCGTTGCAGTTGTTCCAATCCGCGGAGATGCAAAGGAAACTCTATAAACGGACGTTGCTCATCGTTGTCCATTGAGTGATGACAATAGCTTCAAACGGGAGGTATGCCGTCAGCAAAGTCATAACCCCCTGAATCGAGGTGCATTACGGTTTGTCGTTACCGAATAAATAGCGGAAATAAGGGCTAAAACAACCATAATACCAGCCACCCAAGTGTTGGTAGTTACGGGATAATGGTCAACCAGTAAACCACCAAAACCAGAACCTATAGCTACCCCAAGATGTAAAAATGAAGTATTTAAACCTAGTTGGATATCTGAGGAATCCGGAACAGACTTGGCTAGATAATTTTGCACTGCTGGACTAAGTGCCCAAACCATCGCACCATATAGGACGATAACAATAAATAAACTTATCATTGATCCTGTTGAATAAGGTAATAAGAACAAAGAAGCTGCAAATACGATAAGAAATGTGAATATTGTTCTTTCTCCTCCAAATTTATCGGATGCCCATCCACCAATCCATCCACCTGTTATACCTGCTGCACCAAAAATTAGTAAGACTATACTAATCATATTTGTTGATAGTCCCATTGTTTTTTGAAGAGAAGGCGTGAAATAAGTATAAACTGTGAAGTGACCAGTTAACTCCAAAACTGATATGAGCTGAATTGATGCGATTTTTTTACTTTTTAATGTAGCGATCTGTTTAAGTAAAGGAACGGCTGGTTGCGGCGGAATCTTAGGTAAAAACTTAATAATTCCTAGCATAGAAACAATACTAAGGACTGAAACTAATACAAATGTCATCCTCCAACCAAAATTTTCACCAATCATTGTACCTAATGGTACACCTAACACTAATGATGCACTTAAACCCATAAAGATTAATCCGATAGCTCGTCCCCTTAATTCAACTGCAACTGTTTTAGCAGCCATCGTTACGGAAACAACAACTACGATCGAGCAACTGGCCGCAAGAATCATTCTGGCAACTAATAAGGTTGTATAATTCAGACTAAATATAGATAAAATATTGCCTCCTAGAAAAGTTAACATAGCTATGAGCAGTAATTTACGTCTTTCTATTCTAGAAGTTAAGGTAATAAGTATTGGAGCCCCAAAGGCAAAAACCAATGAAAAAATGGAAACTAACTGACCCACTGTTCCTACAGAAACGTGTAAATCTTCGGCAATCATGCCTAATATTCCAGCGATCACCAATTCCACTGTGCCAGCAACAAATGTTGCAAGTGCTAAAACAAAAATCCCTATATTCATTGAAAGTTCCTCCTAAAAACTACGAATTTAGATTAAGCATACTCCTTAGAGCGCACTATAAAGCAAGCGTGTTATAATCATGATATGAAAAAATCATTACTTATTCAGGATATATCCTCAGTCACCGGTCTTAGTTCCTATACTCTACGCTATTATGAAAATATTGGTCTATTAAGTGGGATTGAAAGGGATGAAAATGGATACCGCAAATACTCAGAGACCGATATTTTATGGATTGATTTTCTCATTAGGTTGCGTAATACAGAAATGCCTATAAGGGATATGAAAAAATTTGCAGAACTCAGGCGCCAAGGTGATGCTACTGTGACTGAAAGACGAGAATTATTAGAAGCTCATCAAGAGAATGTTCTTAATCAAATTAAGCAACTAAAGAACAATTTAACCAAGATTAATGAAAAAATTGACTATTATAAGAAACTGGAGGAAAAAGCTTAGTAATGCAACTTAATATTAACTTACACTTGCTTTATAGTGCACTCTAACTGATATAGTGTTTCATGTGGAGACAAAAGATTAACATCCCTACCAAATTTGCTTGTTAAAAATGAGGATGGGAGGGTATCTGCATCGATTATTAAATCAGTGAAAGTAGGGTGTATAGTTGGAAGTTTGGAAAAGAAATATGTATATTTTAAGCATTGCACAATTTCTAGTCATGTCTGCATTTAGCCTAATTATACCTTTTATTCCAGTCTATCTTAAAAATGATTTAGGTGTTCACGCTCAAACCGATATTCAGCTTTGGACTGGAATGATTTTTGGTGCTACCTTTTTATCAGCTTTTCTTTTTCAGCCGATATGGGGGAAAATTGCAGATCGAACGAGTAGAAAAACCATTCTTATCCGTTCAGCTATCGGGATGTCAATTGCCACGTTCTTAATGACCAATAGCACAATGGCTTGGCATTTATTGGTTCTACGATTTATCTTAGGGATTTTTGGAGGATTTATTCCTGCATGTTCTCCATTTATTACAATGAATACTCCTAAAGAGAAAATAGGCTATGCACTCGGTGGAGTCCAGTCCGGTGCATACGCCGGAAATATTTTTGGACCTTTATTAGGTGGGATTTTGGGGCAGTGGATAGGATTTTATAATATCCTTTATGTGTCTAG is a genomic window of Paenibacillus durus ATCC 35681 containing:
- a CDS encoding MerR family transcriptional regulator produces the protein MKKSLLIQDISSVTGLSSYTLRYYENIGLLSGIERDENGYRKYSETDILWIDFLIRLRNTEMPIRDMKKFAELRRQGDATVTERRELLEAHQENVLNQIKQLKNNLTKINEKIDYYKKLEEKA
- a CDS encoding MFS transporter, translated to MNIGIFVLALATFVAGTVELVIAGILGMIAEDLHVSVGTVGQLVSIFSLVFAFGAPILITLTSRIERRKLLLIAMLTFLGGNILSIFSLNYTTLLVARMILAASCSIVVVVSVTMAAKTVAVELRGRAIGLIFMGLSASLVLGVPLGTMIGENFGWRMTFVLVSVLSIVSMLGIIKFLPKIPPQPAVPLLKQIATLKSKKIASIQLISVLELTGHFTVYTYFTPSLQKTMGLSTNMISIVLLIFGAAGITGGWIGGWASDKFGGERTIFTFLIVFAASLFLLPYSTGSMISLFIVIVLYGAMVWALSPAVQNYLAKSVPDSSDIQLGLNTSFLHLGVAIGSGFGGLLVDHYPVTTNTWVAGIMVVLALISAIYSVTTNRNAPRFRGL
- a CDS encoding N-acyl homoserine lactonase family protein: MEKFVKVHVMHTGDLKYDRALAFKELDVIPPVNQRGEEYQELVPVSSYLIEHPNGRIVVDAGWHEDIRTQPKEHFGEDLYQFIEYRLPEGCSVREQLASKNISPQDLEAVVMTHLDEDHISGLQLLSGAKRFLVSEPEWKNVAGYKEKWYKGISFEAFELEPIPFGPYKLGKDLFGDGLIYLVFTPGHTAGHVSVLARVENGWLLLVSDAGYAERSWKDLILPGNTVDEQDALKSLQWVQQFAQRTDCVAAIANHDPSVRPGSF